From one Triticum urartu cultivar G1812 chromosome 3, Tu2.1, whole genome shotgun sequence genomic stretch:
- the LOC125543673 gene encoding uncharacterized protein LOC125543673 has protein sequence MGRANCSVPLLLVLLAFLSCFFLAHAAVAGAGGNRKMFLPREGAAAAAVSDDGGQAMPTTAEEVAVGGEMHLLLSDDEEMLARRVDLQTEDYPGSGANGRHDPRNPH, from the exons ATGGGGAGGGCGAACTGCTCGGTTCCTCTCCTCCTGGTGTTGCTGGCCTTCCTCTCCTGCTTCTTCCTCGCACACG CGGCGGTGGCCGGGGCCGGCGGCAACCGCAAGATGTTCCTGCCGAGGGAGGGAGCGGCAGCCGCCGCCGTGTCCGACGATGGTGGGCAGGCGATGCCGACGACGGCGGAGGAGGTGGCGGTCGGAGGAGAGATGCATCTGCTGCTGAGCGACGACGAGGAGATGTTGGCCAGGAGGGTGGACCTGCAGACAGAGGACTACCCGGGGTCCGGGGCCAACGGCCGCCATGATCCACGAAACCCGCATTAA